The following proteins are encoded in a genomic region of Eriocheir sinensis breed Jianghai 21 chromosome 2, ASM2467909v1, whole genome shotgun sequence:
- the LOC127000499 gene encoding uncharacterized protein LOC127000499 isoform X3: protein MSPGDDDFDDDFKPSSKSKSEKQAEKGNREDRKDDRERKHSKDKHKHKKHKDKDKERHKKDKDRHRETHKREDNERKDDHRSRHERKRKEDDKERRHRSERRDGEFIVNSGRSTGSSDSKCDSSDSQRLNDSSVSATSGSPLVSPSRRNPKPRLSLEEKMFQVSQGTHLLVSLKRRMDSWVCCPADYPGQDLGSQICSEKELEAALELSKLASTQGMTSTPEVKELTEEEEGTGLDVHVAPSPQPLQRDSAEGSCSVPLQDSEITGKASSSVPEEVGAPECVEEKDRLPDPPAAAVIAPPPPPPPSTVQCTDLMEPQPSTSTGLGLKRTRKTVNFKEDSDSSDGFDGFGYNNTDSEASEASDFMPSPKKKKQKSKEPKKTTKTTRQTKPSIVKSSAKTPEKNKSPCQVSSPPIRSRSSKENTAPRIPINATTPPPARKSTARNPTSTTTPPPARKNTARNPTSTTTPPPARKNIATNPTSTTTPPPARKNTARNPTSTTTPPSARSTVASPVVSLAPPSKVPAASQKPPPLEATSTIKNTTSVTKPVKRPVTKTPTPSSPSSGTSIPLVKTPFRSPLAASPGSGHPINSSASSFGSRSLGQRGTGLRLGLSRRAVTKPLHPTVAAKITD from the exons ATGAGTCCAGGAG ATGATGACTTTGATGATGACTTCAAGCCCTCATCAAAAAGTAAAAGCGAGAAGCAAGCAGAGAAAGGGaacagagaagataggaaggatgaCCGAGAGAGAAAGCACAGCAAGGATAAAcataaacacaaaaaacacaaagacaaagacaaggaGAGACACAAGAAGGATAAAGATAGGCACAGAGAAACCCATAAGAGGGAGGACAATGAGAGGAAGGATGACCACAGATCCAggcatgagaggaagaggaaagaggatgacaAGGAGAGAAGACACAGGTcagagaggagagatggggagtTCATAGTTAACTCGGGCAGGAGTACGGGAAGCAGTGACTCAAAGTGTGACTCCTCTGACTCCCAGAGACTCAATGACTCATCAGTAAGCGCCACCTCTGGCTCCCCATTAGTGTCTCCAAGCCGCAGGAATCCAAAGCCAAGATTGAGCCTCGAAGAGAAGATGTTTCAG gtttcccaaggtacccatttattggtCAGCCTAAAAAGgaggatggacagctgggtgTGCTGCCCTGCTGACTACCCAGGCCAGGATTTGGGCTCGCAGATTTGTAGCGAG aaagAATTGGAAGCTGCACTAGAACTCTCTAAACTTGCTTCCACTCAAGGCATGACCAGCACACCTGAAGTGAAGGAactcactgaggaggaggaaggaacaggttTAGATGTTCATGTAGCACCTAGCCCTCAGCCCCTTCAGAGGGACAGTGCTGAGGGTAGCTGCTCAGTGCCCCTGCAGGACTCTGAGATTACTGGAAAGGCTTCCTCCTCTGTCCCTGAAGAAGTTGGTGCCCCTGAGTgtgtggaagagaaagacaggcTTCCAGACCCACctgcagcagcagtaatagcaccaccaccaccaccaccaccttcaacagtACAATGCACTGACTTGATGGAGCCCCAGCCATCAACCTCAACTGGCCTAGGattgaagagaacaagaaagacaGTGAATTTTAAAGAAG ACAGTGATTCCTCGGATGGCTTTGACGGCTTTGGCTACAACAACACTGACTCGGAGGCCTCTGAGGCAAGCGACTTCATGCCATCaccgaagaagaaaaagcagaagtcAAAGGAGCCAAAGAAAACCACCAAGACCACCAGGCAGACAAAACCTAGCATAGTCAAATCATCTGCTAAAACCCCAGAGAAGAACAAATCGCCTTGTCAAGTGTCCTCTCCACCAATCCGTTCCCGGTCCTCCAAGGAGAATACTGCCCCTAGAATCCCCATCAATGCCACAACACCTCCCCCAGCAAGAAAAAGCACAGCCAGGAACCCCACCAGCACCACAACACCTCCCCCAGCAAGAAAAAACACAGCCAGGAACCCCACCAGCACCACAACACCTCCCCCGGCAAGAAAAAACATAGCCACGAACCCCACCAGCACCACAACACCTCCCCCGGCAAGAAAAAACACAGCCAGGAACCCCACCAGCACCACAACACCTCCCTCAGCAAGAAGCACCGTGGCCTCTCCTGTAGTCTCCCTAGCACCTCCGTCAAAAGTCCCAGCAGCATCACAGAAACCACCACCATTGGAAGCCACCTCCACTATCAAGAATACTACAAGTGTTACCAAACCAGTGAAGAGGCCTGTGACCAAAACCCCGAccccttcatctccatcatcaggAACATCTATACCCCTTGTTAAGACACCCTTCAGAAGTCCCTTAGCAGCTTCTCCAGGCAGTGGCCACCCTATCAACTCCTCAGCATCTTCTTTTGGGTCCAGGAGTCTTGGGCAGAGAGGCACAGGGTTGAGACTGGGATTATCACGTCGGGCCGTCACCAAGCCATTGCATCCTACTGTGGCGGCAAAGATCACGGACTAA
- the LOC127000499 gene encoding uncharacterized protein LOC127000499 isoform X2, with amino-acid sequence MLSFIVPTHKPVSYTDFANTSLDDDDFDDDFKPSSKSKSEKQAEKGNREDRKDDRERKHSKDKHKHKKHKDKDKERHKKDKDRHRETHKREDNERKDDHRSRHERKRKEDDKERRHRSERRDGEFIVNSGRSTGSSDSKCDSSDSQRLNDSSVSATSGSPLVSPSRRNPKPRLSLEEKMFQVSQGTHLLVSLKRRMDSWVCCPADYPGQDLGSQICSEKELEAALELSKLASTQGMTSTPEVKELTEEEEGTGLDVHVAPSPQPLQRDSAEGSCSVPLQDSEITGKASSSVPEEVGAPECVEEKDRLPDPPAAAVIAPPPPPPPSTVQCTDLMEPQPSTSTGLGLKRTRKTVNFKEDSDSSDGFDGFGYNNTDSEASEASDFMPSPKKKKQKSKEPKKTTKTTRQTKPSIVKSSAKTPEKNKSPCQVSSPPIRSRSSKENTAPRIPINATTPPPARKSTARNPTSTTTPPPARKNTARNPTSTTTPPPARKNIATNPTSTTTPPPARKNTARNPTSTTTPPSARSTVASPVVSLAPPSKVPAASQKPPPLEATSTIKNTTSVTKPVKRPVTKTPTPSSPSSGTSIPLVKTPFRSPLAASPGSGHPINSSASSFGSRSLGQRGTGLRLGLSRRAVTKPLHPTVAAKITD; translated from the exons ATGCTGAGCTTCATAGTTCC GACACACAAACCAGTAAGCTACACAGACTTTGCAAATACCAGCCTTGATG ATGATGACTTTGATGATGACTTCAAGCCCTCATCAAAAAGTAAAAGCGAGAAGCAAGCAGAGAAAGGGaacagagaagataggaaggatgaCCGAGAGAGAAAGCACAGCAAGGATAAAcataaacacaaaaaacacaaagacaaagacaaggaGAGACACAAGAAGGATAAAGATAGGCACAGAGAAACCCATAAGAGGGAGGACAATGAGAGGAAGGATGACCACAGATCCAggcatgagaggaagaggaaagaggatgacaAGGAGAGAAGACACAGGTcagagaggagagatggggagtTCATAGTTAACTCGGGCAGGAGTACGGGAAGCAGTGACTCAAAGTGTGACTCCTCTGACTCCCAGAGACTCAATGACTCATCAGTAAGCGCCACCTCTGGCTCCCCATTAGTGTCTCCAAGCCGCAGGAATCCAAAGCCAAGATTGAGCCTCGAAGAGAAGATGTTTCAG gtttcccaaggtacccatttattggtCAGCCTAAAAAGgaggatggacagctgggtgTGCTGCCCTGCTGACTACCCAGGCCAGGATTTGGGCTCGCAGATTTGTAGCGAG aaagAATTGGAAGCTGCACTAGAACTCTCTAAACTTGCTTCCACTCAAGGCATGACCAGCACACCTGAAGTGAAGGAactcactgaggaggaggaaggaacaggttTAGATGTTCATGTAGCACCTAGCCCTCAGCCCCTTCAGAGGGACAGTGCTGAGGGTAGCTGCTCAGTGCCCCTGCAGGACTCTGAGATTACTGGAAAGGCTTCCTCCTCTGTCCCTGAAGAAGTTGGTGCCCCTGAGTgtgtggaagagaaagacaggcTTCCAGACCCACctgcagcagcagtaatagcaccaccaccaccaccaccaccttcaacagtACAATGCACTGACTTGATGGAGCCCCAGCCATCAACCTCAACTGGCCTAGGattgaagagaacaagaaagacaGTGAATTTTAAAGAAG ACAGTGATTCCTCGGATGGCTTTGACGGCTTTGGCTACAACAACACTGACTCGGAGGCCTCTGAGGCAAGCGACTTCATGCCATCaccgaagaagaaaaagcagaagtcAAAGGAGCCAAAGAAAACCACCAAGACCACCAGGCAGACAAAACCTAGCATAGTCAAATCATCTGCTAAAACCCCAGAGAAGAACAAATCGCCTTGTCAAGTGTCCTCTCCACCAATCCGTTCCCGGTCCTCCAAGGAGAATACTGCCCCTAGAATCCCCATCAATGCCACAACACCTCCCCCAGCAAGAAAAAGCACAGCCAGGAACCCCACCAGCACCACAACACCTCCCCCAGCAAGAAAAAACACAGCCAGGAACCCCACCAGCACCACAACACCTCCCCCGGCAAGAAAAAACATAGCCACGAACCCCACCAGCACCACAACACCTCCCCCGGCAAGAAAAAACACAGCCAGGAACCCCACCAGCACCACAACACCTCCCTCAGCAAGAAGCACCGTGGCCTCTCCTGTAGTCTCCCTAGCACCTCCGTCAAAAGTCCCAGCAGCATCACAGAAACCACCACCATTGGAAGCCACCTCCACTATCAAGAATACTACAAGTGTTACCAAACCAGTGAAGAGGCCTGTGACCAAAACCCCGAccccttcatctccatcatcaggAACATCTATACCCCTTGTTAAGACACCCTTCAGAAGTCCCTTAGCAGCTTCTCCAGGCAGTGGCCACCCTATCAACTCCTCAGCATCTTCTTTTGGGTCCAGGAGTCTTGGGCAGAGAGGCACAGGGTTGAGACTGGGATTATCACGTCGGGCCGTCACCAAGCCATTGCATCCTACTGTGGCGGCAAAGATCACGGACTAA
- the LOC127000499 gene encoding uncharacterized protein LOC127000499 isoform X1 — protein sequence MEDDESRRTHKPVSYTDFANTSLDDDDFDDDFKPSSKSKSEKQAEKGNREDRKDDRERKHSKDKHKHKKHKDKDKERHKKDKDRHRETHKREDNERKDDHRSRHERKRKEDDKERRHRSERRDGEFIVNSGRSTGSSDSKCDSSDSQRLNDSSVSATSGSPLVSPSRRNPKPRLSLEEKMFQVSQGTHLLVSLKRRMDSWVCCPADYPGQDLGSQICSEKELEAALELSKLASTQGMTSTPEVKELTEEEEGTGLDVHVAPSPQPLQRDSAEGSCSVPLQDSEITGKASSSVPEEVGAPECVEEKDRLPDPPAAAVIAPPPPPPPSTVQCTDLMEPQPSTSTGLGLKRTRKTVNFKEDSDSSDGFDGFGYNNTDSEASEASDFMPSPKKKKQKSKEPKKTTKTTRQTKPSIVKSSAKTPEKNKSPCQVSSPPIRSRSSKENTAPRIPINATTPPPARKSTARNPTSTTTPPPARKNTARNPTSTTTPPPARKNIATNPTSTTTPPPARKNTARNPTSTTTPPSARSTVASPVVSLAPPSKVPAASQKPPPLEATSTIKNTTSVTKPVKRPVTKTPTPSSPSSGTSIPLVKTPFRSPLAASPGSGHPINSSASSFGSRSLGQRGTGLRLGLSRRAVTKPLHPTVAAKITD from the exons ATGGAAGACGATGAGTCCAGGAG GACACACAAACCAGTAAGCTACACAGACTTTGCAAATACCAGCCTTGATG ATGATGACTTTGATGATGACTTCAAGCCCTCATCAAAAAGTAAAAGCGAGAAGCAAGCAGAGAAAGGGaacagagaagataggaaggatgaCCGAGAGAGAAAGCACAGCAAGGATAAAcataaacacaaaaaacacaaagacaaagacaaggaGAGACACAAGAAGGATAAAGATAGGCACAGAGAAACCCATAAGAGGGAGGACAATGAGAGGAAGGATGACCACAGATCCAggcatgagaggaagaggaaagaggatgacaAGGAGAGAAGACACAGGTcagagaggagagatggggagtTCATAGTTAACTCGGGCAGGAGTACGGGAAGCAGTGACTCAAAGTGTGACTCCTCTGACTCCCAGAGACTCAATGACTCATCAGTAAGCGCCACCTCTGGCTCCCCATTAGTGTCTCCAAGCCGCAGGAATCCAAAGCCAAGATTGAGCCTCGAAGAGAAGATGTTTCAG gtttcccaaggtacccatttattggtCAGCCTAAAAAGgaggatggacagctgggtgTGCTGCCCTGCTGACTACCCAGGCCAGGATTTGGGCTCGCAGATTTGTAGCGAG aaagAATTGGAAGCTGCACTAGAACTCTCTAAACTTGCTTCCACTCAAGGCATGACCAGCACACCTGAAGTGAAGGAactcactgaggaggaggaaggaacaggttTAGATGTTCATGTAGCACCTAGCCCTCAGCCCCTTCAGAGGGACAGTGCTGAGGGTAGCTGCTCAGTGCCCCTGCAGGACTCTGAGATTACTGGAAAGGCTTCCTCCTCTGTCCCTGAAGAAGTTGGTGCCCCTGAGTgtgtggaagagaaagacaggcTTCCAGACCCACctgcagcagcagtaatagcaccaccaccaccaccaccaccttcaacagtACAATGCACTGACTTGATGGAGCCCCAGCCATCAACCTCAACTGGCCTAGGattgaagagaacaagaaagacaGTGAATTTTAAAGAAG ACAGTGATTCCTCGGATGGCTTTGACGGCTTTGGCTACAACAACACTGACTCGGAGGCCTCTGAGGCAAGCGACTTCATGCCATCaccgaagaagaaaaagcagaagtcAAAGGAGCCAAAGAAAACCACCAAGACCACCAGGCAGACAAAACCTAGCATAGTCAAATCATCTGCTAAAACCCCAGAGAAGAACAAATCGCCTTGTCAAGTGTCCTCTCCACCAATCCGTTCCCGGTCCTCCAAGGAGAATACTGCCCCTAGAATCCCCATCAATGCCACAACACCTCCCCCAGCAAGAAAAAGCACAGCCAGGAACCCCACCAGCACCACAACACCTCCCCCAGCAAGAAAAAACACAGCCAGGAACCCCACCAGCACCACAACACCTCCCCCGGCAAGAAAAAACATAGCCACGAACCCCACCAGCACCACAACACCTCCCCCGGCAAGAAAAAACACAGCCAGGAACCCCACCAGCACCACAACACCTCCCTCAGCAAGAAGCACCGTGGCCTCTCCTGTAGTCTCCCTAGCACCTCCGTCAAAAGTCCCAGCAGCATCACAGAAACCACCACCATTGGAAGCCACCTCCACTATCAAGAATACTACAAGTGTTACCAAACCAGTGAAGAGGCCTGTGACCAAAACCCCGAccccttcatctccatcatcaggAACATCTATACCCCTTGTTAAGACACCCTTCAGAAGTCCCTTAGCAGCTTCTCCAGGCAGTGGCCACCCTATCAACTCCTCAGCATCTTCTTTTGGGTCCAGGAGTCTTGGGCAGAGAGGCACAGGGTTGAGACTGGGATTATCACGTCGGGCCGTCACCAAGCCATTGCATCCTACTGTGGCGGCAAAGATCACGGACTAA
- the LOC127000499 gene encoding uncharacterized protein LOC127000499 isoform X4, with protein MEDDESRRTHKPVSYTDFANTSLDDDDFDDDFKPSSKSKSEKQAEKGNREDRKDDRERKHSKDKHKHKKHKDKDKERHKKDKDRHRETHKREDNERKDDHRSRHERKRKEDDKERRHRSERRDGEFIVNSGRSTGSSDSKCDSSDSQRLNDSSVSATSGSPLVSPSRRNPKPRLSLEEKMFQKELEAALELSKLASTQGMTSTPEVKELTEEEEGTGLDVHVAPSPQPLQRDSAEGSCSVPLQDSEITGKASSSVPEEVGAPECVEEKDRLPDPPAAAVIAPPPPPPPSTVQCTDLMEPQPSTSTGLGLKRTRKTVNFKEDSDSSDGFDGFGYNNTDSEASEASDFMPSPKKKKQKSKEPKKTTKTTRQTKPSIVKSSAKTPEKNKSPCQVSSPPIRSRSSKENTAPRIPINATTPPPARKSTARNPTSTTTPPPARKNTARNPTSTTTPPPARKNIATNPTSTTTPPPARKNTARNPTSTTTPPSARSTVASPVVSLAPPSKVPAASQKPPPLEATSTIKNTTSVTKPVKRPVTKTPTPSSPSSGTSIPLVKTPFRSPLAASPGSGHPINSSASSFGSRSLGQRGTGLRLGLSRRAVTKPLHPTVAAKITD; from the exons ATGGAAGACGATGAGTCCAGGAG GACACACAAACCAGTAAGCTACACAGACTTTGCAAATACCAGCCTTGATG ATGATGACTTTGATGATGACTTCAAGCCCTCATCAAAAAGTAAAAGCGAGAAGCAAGCAGAGAAAGGGaacagagaagataggaaggatgaCCGAGAGAGAAAGCACAGCAAGGATAAAcataaacacaaaaaacacaaagacaaagacaaggaGAGACACAAGAAGGATAAAGATAGGCACAGAGAAACCCATAAGAGGGAGGACAATGAGAGGAAGGATGACCACAGATCCAggcatgagaggaagaggaaagaggatgacaAGGAGAGAAGACACAGGTcagagaggagagatggggagtTCATAGTTAACTCGGGCAGGAGTACGGGAAGCAGTGACTCAAAGTGTGACTCCTCTGACTCCCAGAGACTCAATGACTCATCAGTAAGCGCCACCTCTGGCTCCCCATTAGTGTCTCCAAGCCGCAGGAATCCAAAGCCAAGATTGAGCCTCGAAGAGAAGATGTTTCAG aaagAATTGGAAGCTGCACTAGAACTCTCTAAACTTGCTTCCACTCAAGGCATGACCAGCACACCTGAAGTGAAGGAactcactgaggaggaggaaggaacaggttTAGATGTTCATGTAGCACCTAGCCCTCAGCCCCTTCAGAGGGACAGTGCTGAGGGTAGCTGCTCAGTGCCCCTGCAGGACTCTGAGATTACTGGAAAGGCTTCCTCCTCTGTCCCTGAAGAAGTTGGTGCCCCTGAGTgtgtggaagagaaagacaggcTTCCAGACCCACctgcagcagcagtaatagcaccaccaccaccaccaccaccttcaacagtACAATGCACTGACTTGATGGAGCCCCAGCCATCAACCTCAACTGGCCTAGGattgaagagaacaagaaagacaGTGAATTTTAAAGAAG ACAGTGATTCCTCGGATGGCTTTGACGGCTTTGGCTACAACAACACTGACTCGGAGGCCTCTGAGGCAAGCGACTTCATGCCATCaccgaagaagaaaaagcagaagtcAAAGGAGCCAAAGAAAACCACCAAGACCACCAGGCAGACAAAACCTAGCATAGTCAAATCATCTGCTAAAACCCCAGAGAAGAACAAATCGCCTTGTCAAGTGTCCTCTCCACCAATCCGTTCCCGGTCCTCCAAGGAGAATACTGCCCCTAGAATCCCCATCAATGCCACAACACCTCCCCCAGCAAGAAAAAGCACAGCCAGGAACCCCACCAGCACCACAACACCTCCCCCAGCAAGAAAAAACACAGCCAGGAACCCCACCAGCACCACAACACCTCCCCCGGCAAGAAAAAACATAGCCACGAACCCCACCAGCACCACAACACCTCCCCCGGCAAGAAAAAACACAGCCAGGAACCCCACCAGCACCACAACACCTCCCTCAGCAAGAAGCACCGTGGCCTCTCCTGTAGTCTCCCTAGCACCTCCGTCAAAAGTCCCAGCAGCATCACAGAAACCACCACCATTGGAAGCCACCTCCACTATCAAGAATACTACAAGTGTTACCAAACCAGTGAAGAGGCCTGTGACCAAAACCCCGAccccttcatctccatcatcaggAACATCTATACCCCTTGTTAAGACACCCTTCAGAAGTCCCTTAGCAGCTTCTCCAGGCAGTGGCCACCCTATCAACTCCTCAGCATCTTCTTTTGGGTCCAGGAGTCTTGGGCAGAGAGGCACAGGGTTGAGACTGGGATTATCACGTCGGGCCGTCACCAAGCCATTGCATCCTACTGTGGCGGCAAAGATCACGGACTAA